A region from the Paludicola sp. MB14-C6 genome encodes:
- a CDS encoding 1-phosphofructokinase family hexose kinase, which yields MFNKIITITLNPSLDTTLWVDRFDLKEPVSAIREQIYPGGKSINVTRVLTALGIKSKALGFVGEQNITTFIQLLDQEEISYHFISVKGTIRENFSIVMPNGELFKVNRAGFSVEQSVLDSLQSNIESEIKDGDQVLLVFAGSLPKNVSKEQYKTLIQNLSDEGIQIAIDTDIFTEQDIKELKPYIMKPNEVELSHLAKTENMNEKATCEYAKKLSQYATHVLVSRGDEGLLYAGNNELIQCSVPEVEVKSTVGAGDTTLAGFIKALKEELPIANCVQFAAACGTASVLLEGTGVISLEAANEMINDIRVTKLS from the coding sequence ATGTTTAATAAAATTATTACGATAACGTTGAATCCATCTTTGGATACAACGTTATGGGTGGATCGATTCGATTTAAAAGAGCCGGTTTCAGCAATAAGGGAACAAATTTATCCTGGTGGGAAATCAATCAATGTAACTCGAGTCTTAACAGCGTTAGGAATCAAGAGCAAGGCACTTGGTTTTGTTGGCGAACAAAATATAACAACATTTATTCAGCTGCTCGATCAAGAAGAAATCAGTTATCATTTTATATCTGTAAAAGGAACTATTCGTGAAAACTTTTCTATTGTTATGCCGAATGGTGAGCTATTTAAAGTAAATCGTGCGGGCTTTTCTGTTGAACAAAGTGTATTGGATTCCTTACAGTCAAATATTGAATCTGAGATAAAAGATGGAGATCAAGTATTGCTTGTATTTGCGGGAAGCTTGCCTAAAAATGTATCGAAAGAGCAATATAAAACATTAATTCAGAATTTAAGTGACGAAGGAATTCAAATTGCTATTGACACAGATATTTTTACAGAACAAGATATTAAAGAGCTCAAACCCTATATCATGAAGCCAAACGAGGTAGAATTAAGTCATCTAGCAAAAACGGAGAATATGAACGAGAAAGCGACTTGTGAGTATGCTAAAAAGCTATCGCAATATGCAACTCATGTTTTGGTAAGCCGTGGCGACGAGGGCTTGCTTTACGCTGGCAACAACGAACTCATTCAATGCAGCGTTCCAGAAGTAGAGGTAAAATCAACAGTAGGAGCAGGTGACACCACACTAGCTGGTTTTATTAAAGCTCTAAAAGAAGAACTGCCAATTGCAAATTGTGTACAATTTGCAGCGGCTTGTGGAACAGCTTCCGTTTTATTAGAGGGAACTGGTGTTATATCGTTAGAAGCTGCAAATGAGATGATAAATGATATTAGAGTAACAAAGCTTAGTTAA
- a CDS encoding peptidylprolyl isomerase, producing MKKLKVIAVILVIIFVFTGCMPANSTGVKQEDINLIQFQDFKEGQETAVITTSLGTIKMVLFAKEAPKTVAHFKKLVNSGFYNNKTVFIESNAKSFVTGAKDETGVSGELMTDDKKAIQCEVTPNLYHFSGAVSVLAQEKNPFSKKMVSDSRFFIVGDVSASSNVVEQMEKYKYPPKVVDAYKEHGGLFPQFVGLYTVFGQVYEGLEVVNEISKLKCDAKTKLPTEKFVIEKIELSTYQKS from the coding sequence TTGAAAAAACTAAAAGTAATAGCAGTTATCTTGGTTATTATCTTTGTATTTACAGGATGTATGCCTGCAAATTCTACAGGAGTAAAACAAGAAGATATTAACCTTATTCAATTTCAAGATTTTAAAGAAGGACAAGAAACCGCAGTAATTACAACAAGCCTCGGTACAATTAAAATGGTTTTGTTTGCGAAAGAAGCTCCCAAAACGGTTGCTCATTTTAAAAAACTAGTAAATTCCGGCTTTTATAATAATAAAACTGTATTTATTGAATCAAATGCGAAATCCTTTGTAACAGGTGCAAAAGATGAAACAGGCGTAAGTGGCGAACTTATGACAGATGATAAAAAAGCAATACAATGTGAAGTAACTCCAAATTTATATCATTTCAGCGGTGCCGTTTCGGTATTAGCACAAGAAAAAAACCCATTTAGTAAAAAAATGGTATCTGACAGCAGATTTTTTATTGTAGGCGATGTAAGCGCAAGCAGTAATGTGGTTGAGCAAATGGAGAAATATAAGTATCCACCAAAAGTGGTTGATGCCTATAAAGAACATGGTGGGTTATTTCCTCAATTTGTTGGTTTATACACAGTTTTTGGACAGGTTTATGAAGGATTAGAAGTTGTAAACGAAATATCCAAGCTAAAATGTGATGCTAAAACAAAACTACCAACTGAAAAGTTTGTTATCGAAAAGATTGAGCTTTCCACATATCAAAAATCATAA
- a CDS encoding peptidylprolyl isomerase, translating to MKKILSVFLCVAMLTAVLAGCTSKSSNSGKHKLATMTIKGYGDIVLELYPEKAPKTVENFVKLSEKGYYNGVTFHRIMQDFMMQGGDPEGTGMGGESIWGKPFEDEFSDLRNFYGAISMANSGPNTNGSQFFIVNTKQGLKKDQVDGIRAQQGLEDAKYSSQDYKRYEKEGGTPWLDKVHTVFGYVVKGMDIVDKIATVETDSKAKPTKPIVIDKITIKDK from the coding sequence ATGAAAAAAATTTTATCAGTATTCCTATGTGTAGCAATGCTTACGGCAGTATTGGCAGGTTGTACTTCTAAGAGCAGTAATAGCGGTAAACATAAGCTTGCAACTATGACAATTAAAGGTTACGGCGACATTGTTTTAGAGTTATATCCTGAGAAAGCTCCAAAAACAGTTGAAAACTTTGTAAAGTTATCTGAAAAAGGCTATTATAACGGTGTTACTTTCCATCGTATCATGCAGGATTTTATGATGCAAGGTGGAGATCCTGAAGGTACCGGTATGGGCGGAGAAAGTATTTGGGGAAAACCTTTTGAAGATGAATTTAGCGATTTAAGAAACTTTTATGGAGCAATTTCAATGGCTAATTCAGGTCCAAACACCAATGGAAGTCAGTTCTTTATTGTAAATACAAAGCAAGGCCTAAAAAAAGATCAAGTAGACGGTATCCGTGCACAACAAGGATTAGAAGATGCAAAATATTCCAGCCAAGATTATAAGCGTTATGAAAAAGAAGGCGGAACTCCTTGGTTAGATAAGGTACATACTGTATTCGGTTATGTAGTGAAAGGTATGGATATTGTTGATAAGATTGCAACTGTAGAAACAGACAGCAAAGCAAAACCAACAAAACCGATTGTTATTGATAAGATTACAATTAAAGATAAATAA
- the rbr gene encoding rubrerythrin: MELKDSKTFANLMSAFAGESQARNKYTYAESKAKSEGMNHIAEIFKETADNEKAHAKIWYDLINGTQKTTLDSLKDAAGGEHYEWTEMYAKYAKVAKEEGFVDIANLFEKVAGIEKLHEERYRKYIAEVENNEVFVKKNEVTWKCANCGYEHHGTSAPEMCPVCKHPKAFFYEDKGL, translated from the coding sequence ATGGAATTGAAAGACTCAAAAACCTTTGCTAACTTGATGTCAGCATTTGCAGGTGAATCACAAGCACGAAATAAATACACTTACGCTGAGTCAAAAGCGAAAAGTGAGGGTATGAATCATATCGCAGAAATTTTCAAAGAAACAGCAGATAATGAAAAGGCACACGCAAAAATTTGGTATGACTTAATTAACGGTACACAAAAAACAACTTTGGATTCATTAAAAGACGCTGCAGGCGGCGAGCATTATGAATGGACTGAGATGTATGCGAAATATGCAAAGGTTGCAAAGGAAGAAGGCTTTGTAGATATCGCAAATTTATTTGAAAAAGTAGCTGGAATTGAGAAGTTGCATGAGGAGCGTTATCGTAAGTATATTGCAGAAGTAGAGAATAATGAAGTATTTGTAAAGAAAAACGAAGTAACATGGAAATGTGCAAATTGCGGATATGAACATCATGGAACAAGTGCCCCGGAGATGTGCCCGGTTTGCAAACATCCGAAAGCATTTTTCTATGAGGATAAAGGCTTATAA
- a CDS encoding NAD-dependent epimerase/dehydratase family protein: MNKIYIVTGAFGHLGNTIVRKLVALGETVRGLVLPNETSPALEGYNVEVVKGNVCDINSMEPLFACEEPTEFYVIHTAGIVSISSRYLQKVYDVNVNGTKNIIELCKRNHVKRFVHVSSVHAIPEPDNNQTIHEINQFNEKSVVGLYAKTKAIATQLVLDSVKDGLDAVIVHPSGIIGPNDYGHAHLTQLIMDYLDGRLTACVKGGYDFVDVRDVADGIISACHNGEKGECYILSNRYCSIPDLLNNLHQISGKKKIKTILPLWIAKATAPLSEIYYKLKKQPPLYTSYSLHTLKSNANFTHKKANRQLGYQPRDLKLTLKDTVDWLRINRRVKA; encoded by the coding sequence ATGAATAAAATATACATTGTTACAGGTGCCTTTGGTCATCTAGGCAATACCATTGTTCGTAAATTAGTTGCTCTTGGCGAAACCGTGCGTGGGCTCGTTTTACCAAATGAAACATCGCCTGCATTAGAAGGATATAACGTTGAAGTTGTAAAAGGAAACGTATGCGACATAAACTCTATGGAGCCACTATTTGCTTGTGAAGAACCAACTGAATTTTATGTTATCCATACTGCCGGAATTGTTTCAATTTCCTCAAGATATTTACAAAAAGTATACGACGTTAATGTGAATGGTACCAAAAACATAATAGAGCTATGTAAAAGAAATCATGTAAAACGATTTGTCCATGTTAGTTCAGTACACGCAATACCAGAACCAGATAACAACCAAACCATTCATGAAATTAACCAATTTAATGAAAAGTCTGTTGTAGGACTTTATGCAAAAACAAAAGCAATTGCCACTCAGCTTGTATTAGATAGTGTTAAAGATGGATTAGATGCAGTCATTGTTCATCCATCCGGCATTATTGGGCCAAACGATTACGGTCATGCACATTTAACTCAGCTTATTATGGATTATCTAGACGGAAGATTAACTGCTTGTGTAAAAGGTGGTTATGATTTTGTTGATGTTCGTGATGTTGCAGATGGTATCATTTCCGCTTGCCATAACGGGGAAAAAGGAGAATGCTATATTTTATCAAATAGATATTGCAGTATACCTGATCTTTTAAATAATCTGCATCAAATAAGCGGTAAAAAGAAAATTAAAACAATACTACCTTTATGGATAGCAAAAGCTACAGCTCCTTTATCCGAAATTTATTATAAACTGAAAAAGCAACCTCCTCTCTATACGAGCTACTCACTTCATACACTAAAAAGCAATGCGAACTTCACTCATAAAAAAGCGAATAGACAATTAGGTTATCAGCCAAGAGATTTAAAGCTAACATTAAAAGATACTGTTGATTGGTTAAGAATAAACCGACGTGTCAAAGCTTAA
- a CDS encoding GNAT family N-acetyltransferase, producing the protein MMKTVYETNRLKLVLADISIAKDLVLYYQRNKDFLRAFEPLREESFYTFDYQQKLLQNEMNQIKDDSSYRFYIYEKRDFNRIIGMIGLNNIVRGAFQSCFLGYKLDCEKQNIGYMTEAVLECTRIAFEELHLHRIEANVMPRNTPSLRVLEKCGYQNEGISKNYLNINGTWEDHIHMVCINQSY; encoded by the coding sequence ATGATGAAAACAGTTTATGAAACAAATCGGTTAAAGTTAGTCCTTGCTGATATTTCTATAGCAAAGGATTTAGTACTATATTATCAGAGAAATAAAGATTTTCTTAGAGCATTTGAACCGCTTAGAGAAGAATCATTTTATACATTCGATTATCAACAAAAGCTATTGCAGAATGAAATGAATCAAATTAAAGATGATAGCTCTTATCGATTTTATATCTATGAAAAGCGAGATTTCAATCGCATTATTGGTATGATTGGATTAAACAATATTGTTAGAGGTGCATTTCAATCTTGCTTTTTAGGTTATAAATTGGATTGTGAAAAGCAAAATATAGGTTACATGACAGAGGCAGTATTGGAATGCACTAGAATTGCCTTTGAAGAACTTCATCTTCATCGAATTGAAGCGAATGTAATGCCGCGCAATACTCCTTCGTTGCGTGTGCTAGAAAAGTGTGGCTATCAAAATGAAGGAATATCAAAGAATTATCTGAATATTAACGGAACATGGGAAGATCATATTCATATGGTTTGCATCAATCAAAGTTATTAA
- a CDS encoding IS256 family transposase — MEKQPKELLKEYVNSQNFTSTTEVMQAMKEMFKDVLQQVMDSELDEELGYQKSQRIANDDGKSMSKNYRNGYSKKTVKTQLGEVDINVPRDRNGEFEPQIIGKYNRNADGMEEKIIALYSCGMSQRDIAEQVKNLYDVEISDGLVSKITEKIMPEVTAWQNRPLDSVYPFVFMDAIHYKVKENNQFVTKAAYVVLGITLEGNKDILGIWIGENESSKFWLSVMNDLKSRGLQDVYLFCVDGLKGFKEAINAAYPKAHIQRCIIHQIRYSTRYVGYKDIKKLMADLKLVYQAVTEEEALNNLISFKEKWGKSYPSCIKSWEDNWDILSTFFAYPTDVRKIIYTTNIIEGLNRQFRQITKNKPSFQNDDSLKRILYLASKKIVERWTQRCRNWDVVLNQLNIMFSDRIAG, encoded by the coding sequence ATGGAAAAGCAACCGAAAGAGTTATTAAAAGAGTATGTGAACAGCCAAAACTTCACAAGCACAACAGAGGTTATGCAGGCAATGAAAGAGATGTTCAAAGATGTTCTTCAGCAAGTTATGGATAGTGAATTAGACGAAGAATTGGGTTACCAAAAAAGTCAAAGAATAGCGAACGATGACGGAAAAAGCATGTCGAAAAATTATCGAAATGGATATTCAAAGAAAACAGTTAAAACACAACTTGGCGAAGTGGATATTAATGTTCCTCGTGATAGAAACGGTGAATTTGAACCACAAATTATTGGTAAATATAATCGTAATGCTGACGGGATGGAAGAAAAAATTATTGCACTTTACTCTTGTGGCATGTCTCAACGAGATATTGCTGAACAAGTAAAAAATCTTTATGATGTAGAAATTTCAGATGGACTAGTAAGCAAGATAACAGAAAAAATAATGCCGGAAGTAACAGCATGGCAAAACCGTCCACTAGATAGTGTATACCCATTTGTGTTCATGGATGCAATACACTACAAAGTAAAAGAAAACAATCAGTTTGTAACGAAAGCAGCATATGTGGTTTTAGGAATTACACTTGAAGGAAATAAAGATATATTGGGCATTTGGATTGGAGAAAACGAGAGCTCAAAATTCTGGTTGAGCGTTATGAATGACTTGAAATCAAGGGGTTTGCAAGATGTATACCTATTTTGTGTTGACGGTTTAAAAGGTTTTAAAGAAGCAATCAATGCAGCATATCCCAAAGCGCACATTCAACGTTGTATTATACATCAAATTCGATATTCAACACGATATGTAGGATACAAAGATATCAAGAAGTTAATGGCAGATCTAAAACTAGTATATCAAGCTGTTACAGAGGAAGAAGCATTGAATAATCTAATATCATTCAAAGAAAAATGGGGTAAAAGTTATCCTTCTTGCATAAAGAGTTGGGAGGATAACTGGGATATACTATCAACCTTTTTTGCATATCCAACTGATGTAAGGAAAATAATATACACAACTAATATTATTGAGGGATTAAACAGGCAGTTCAGACAAATAACCAAGAATAAACCATCATTTCAAAATGATGATAGTTTAAAAAGGATACTGTATTTAGCTTCAAAAAAAATTGTCGAACGATGGACACAACGTTGTCGAAATTGGGACGTTGTTTTAAACCAATTAAACATCATGTTTTCGGACAGAATCGCTGGATGA
- a CDS encoding TIGR01440 family protein — protein sequence MLESIKQQSITIITELIHAANLQKNSILVVGCSSSEVAGHKIGSFSSTEIADTIFESIYPILKEKNIFLAAQCCEHLNRAIIVEKECMDYYRLEQVNVVPQPKAGGSFATAAYHNFENPVAVEFIKADAGIDIGGTLIGMHLKHVAVPIRLSISNIGEANIICARTRAKCIGGIRAIYNDNLM from the coding sequence ATGTTAGAATCCATCAAACAGCAATCTATAACAATCATTACAGAGTTAATCCATGCGGCAAATTTACAGAAAAACAGTATTTTAGTAGTTGGCTGTTCTTCAAGTGAAGTTGCAGGACATAAAATTGGATCTTTCTCCAGCACAGAAATAGCAGATACTATCTTTGAAAGCATCTATCCTATTTTAAAGGAAAAGAACATCTTTCTTGCTGCTCAATGCTGTGAACATTTAAACCGTGCAATCATCGTTGAAAAAGAGTGTATGGACTATTACCGTTTGGAGCAAGTAAATGTAGTTCCGCAGCCCAAAGCAGGAGGGAGTTTCGCAACAGCGGCATATCATAACTTTGAAAATCCTGTTGCGGTTGAATTTATCAAAGCCGATGCAGGAATTGATATTGGTGGAACGCTTATTGGAATGCATTTAAAGCATGTTGCAGTTCCCATTCGATTAAGTATTAGTAACATTGGCGAAGCAAACATTATATGTGCACGAACAAGAGCAAAATGCATTGGCGGTATTCGAGCAATTTATAACGATAACTTAATGTAG
- a CDS encoding SanA/YdcF family protein: MKKSTTPLKHKKLKIIFLIVIILIVLCTIAAFCINGYVISSTKGRILTIDQTADIKADCIIVLGAGLKPDGTPNHMLEDRVLTGIEVYQESPTKRLLMSGDHGRKNYDEVNAMKAYAKEKGISSETIFMDHAGFSTYETMYRARDIFQAKKVIIVTQKYHLYRSLYIAKTLGLDAYGVASNPRTYQGQAYRDFREVLARNKDFFKVIFKPNPTYLGEAIPINGNGNLTNDK, from the coding sequence ATGAAAAAATCGACTACACCACTCAAACATAAAAAACTAAAGATTATCTTTTTGATTGTTATTATTCTAATAGTACTTTGTACCATTGCGGCTTTTTGTATCAACGGATATGTAATTTCATCAACCAAAGGTCGAATTTTAACGATTGACCAAACCGCTGATATAAAAGCGGATTGTATTATCGTATTGGGTGCAGGATTAAAACCGGATGGAACACCCAATCATATGTTAGAAGACCGTGTTTTAACCGGTATAGAGGTATATCAAGAATCTCCAACAAAACGGCTACTTATGAGCGGTGATCATGGAAGAAAGAATTACGATGAAGTCAATGCTATGAAAGCCTATGCGAAGGAAAAAGGAATTTCATCTGAAACGATATTTATGGATCATGCAGGATTTTCAACTTACGAAACCATGTATCGTGCCAGAGATATCTTTCAAGCGAAAAAAGTGATAATTGTGACGCAAAAGTATCACCTATATCGCTCACTTTATATTGCGAAAACTTTGGGATTGGATGCATATGGTGTTGCTTCTAACCCACGAACCTACCAAGGACAAGCATATCGTGACTTCAGAGAGGTTTTAGCTAGGAATAAGGACTTTTTTAAAGTAATATTCAAGCCAAATCCAACTTACTTAGGTGAAGCTATTCCGATTAACGGAAACGGCAACTTAACAAATGATAAATAA
- a CDS encoding VanZ family protein → MKKIILRITSAIIFLPIIASFIYTLFVLFFYDPCSDAYSFLHLLIFQLILLLLSTITLTFSFKDSQNRYKVVRIALWVCFALYLFTLFGILFLDMIRTRGKESITTIFQYKDILSSIKAGSNFIPFHSIYNYIQQLTNQNPNNNYFILFLFGNLLLFCPMGILLPCLFKKTRKWYAFITTMLIGLFLIESLQLIFGMGRFDIDDMILNFIGAVLVYFIAKIHFIQKIFERLYLLQPKEVLI, encoded by the coding sequence ATGAAAAAAATAATATTGCGCATTACATCAGCAATAATTTTTCTACCGATTATAGCAAGTTTTATATATACTCTATTTGTTTTATTTTTTTATGATCCTTGTTCTGATGCATATAGTTTTTTACATTTACTTATATTTCAACTAATTTTGCTGTTACTTTCAACAATTACCCTAACATTCAGTTTCAAAGATAGCCAAAATAGATACAAAGTCGTTCGAATTGCGTTGTGGGTTTGCTTCGCTCTTTATCTCTTTACATTGTTTGGTATACTTTTTCTTGATATGATTAGAACAAGGGGAAAAGAATCAATTACAACTATTTTTCAATACAAAGATATACTAAGCAGTATAAAAGCAGGTTCAAATTTTATTCCTTTTCATAGCATTTACAATTACATACAGCAACTCACAAATCAGAATCCAAATAATAATTACTTTATTTTATTTTTATTCGGAAATCTATTACTTTTTTGTCCAATGGGGATACTTCTTCCTTGCCTATTTAAGAAAACTAGAAAATGGTATGCTTTTATCACTACAATGTTAATCGGTTTATTTCTTATTGAAAGCTTACAACTGATATTTGGAATGGGTAGATTTGATATTGATGATATGATTTTGAATTTTATCGGTGCAGTACTTGTTTATTTTATTGCAAAAATACATTTCATACAAAAGATATTTGAAAGGCTTTATTTATTACAACCAAAAGAGGTTCTTATATGA
- a CDS encoding GH36-type glycosyl hydrolase domain-containing protein has protein sequence MKYGYFDNQAREYVITNPAIPVSWTNYIGTEEMGAVVSQNAGGYCFYESPENHRITRFRANALPLDRPGHYVYIRDNDTKDYWSISWQPVGKPLDQAKYECRHGLSYSKFTCDYSDIEATETLLIPRGETVELWDVTLKNKGDKPRNISLFSYCEFSFNIIEIDNQNYQMSLYCSGSDYKDGIIEVDNFYNPSMYHYFASSFTPDSYDCLRDSFIGDYRTETNPIGVENGTLSGSHELGNNHCGGLQKAFTIPAGGEIRVVYMVGVGKREVGAEIKKKYSDLANVDKAYAELAAFWDKKCSALQINTPNDDMNTMINTWNLYQSEINIIFSRFASFIEVGGRTGLGYRDTAQDAMCVPHSNPTKCRQRIVELLRGLTSKGWGLHLFEPSAFDPDRPKTPPFKSPTVKPEPSVAGIDFNDLKDTCSDDALWLVPSICEYIKETGETSFIDEVITYADGGKGTVYEHMQKILDFSTEQVGATGICKGLRADWNDCLNLGGGESALVSFLHYWALDNFIELAKYYGRTDDVEKYTAVAQKVRNACETELWDKDWYIRGITKNGVKIGTSEDKEGKVHLESNSWAVISGVAQGEHAEKAMNAIDQYLYSDWGIHLNGPSYGTPNDDIGFVTRVYKGIKENGAIFSHPNPWAWVADAKLGHGTRAMKFYNSLCPARQNDLIEYRQAEPYSYCQFIMGKEHTAHGRARHPWLTGSAGWAYFAATRYLLGIRFTFDSMMIDPCIPAEWDGFNATRRWRNAVYNITVKNPNHVEKGVKEIIVNGNKVDSIPAMPADSVNTVEVIMD, from the coding sequence TTGAAATACGGATATTTTGACAATCAAGCAAGAGAATACGTAATCACAAACCCTGCTATTCCTGTATCTTGGACAAACTATATCGGTACAGAAGAAATGGGTGCGGTCGTTTCTCAAAATGCCGGTGGATACTGCTTCTATGAATCACCGGAAAACCACAGAATTACTCGCTTTAGAGCAAATGCTCTACCACTAGACCGTCCAGGTCACTATGTGTATATTCGTGATAACGACACAAAAGACTATTGGTCTATTTCTTGGCAACCAGTTGGCAAACCATTGGATCAAGCAAAATATGAATGCAGACATGGTTTATCTTATTCAAAATTCACTTGTGATTACAGCGATATTGAAGCTACTGAAACATTGCTTATTCCTCGTGGTGAAACAGTTGAGCTTTGGGATGTTACTTTGAAAAACAAAGGCGATAAGCCAAGAAACATCAGCTTATTCTCTTACTGTGAATTCTCTTTCAATATTATTGAAATTGATAATCAAAACTATCAAATGAGTTTATATTGCTCCGGTTCTGATTACAAAGATGGAATCATCGAAGTGGACAACTTCTATAACCCTTCTATGTATCACTATTTTGCATCAAGCTTTACTCCTGATAGCTATGATTGTTTACGTGATAGCTTTATCGGTGACTATCGCACAGAAACAAACCCAATCGGAGTTGAAAACGGCACACTTTCCGGTAGTCATGAGCTTGGAAACAACCATTGCGGTGGTTTACAAAAAGCATTTACTATCCCTGCCGGTGGAGAAATCCGTGTTGTTTATATGGTTGGCGTTGGCAAACGTGAAGTTGGCGCAGAAATCAAGAAAAAATATTCTGACCTAGCTAATGTAGACAAAGCTTATGCTGAATTAGCAGCATTTTGGGATAAAAAATGTTCTGCTTTACAAATTAACACTCCAAACGATGATATGAATACCATGATTAACACATGGAACCTATATCAATCTGAAATAAACATCATTTTCTCTCGTTTTGCTTCTTTCATAGAAGTAGGCGGAAGAACGGGCTTAGGTTATCGTGATACAGCGCAAGACGCAATGTGTGTTCCTCATTCTAACCCAACAAAATGCCGTCAACGTATCGTTGAACTGCTTCGTGGTTTAACAAGCAAAGGTTGGGGCTTACATTTATTTGAGCCAAGTGCATTCGATCCCGATCGTCCAAAAACACCTCCTTTTAAATCTCCTACTGTAAAACCGGAGCCAAGTGTTGCTGGTATTGATTTCAATGATTTAAAAGATACTTGTTCTGATGACGCTTTATGGCTTGTTCCTTCTATTTGTGAATACATCAAAGAAACCGGAGAAACTAGCTTTATTGATGAAGTAATTACTTATGCTGATGGTGGTAAGGGTACTGTTTACGAGCATATGCAAAAAATTCTAGACTTCTCTACTGAGCAAGTTGGTGCTACCGGTATTTGTAAAGGCCTTCGTGCTGACTGGAACGATTGTCTAAACCTAGGTGGTGGTGAATCTGCACTCGTATCTTTCCTACATTACTGGGCATTAGATAACTTTATCGAATTAGCAAAATATTATGGTAGAACAGATGATGTTGAAAAATACACAGCTGTTGCACAAAAAGTTCGTAACGCTTGCGAAACTGAGCTTTGGGATAAAGATTGGTATATTCGTGGTATTACGAAAAACGGCGTAAAAATCGGTACTAGTGAGGATAAAGAAGGTAAAGTACATTTGGAATCCAACTCTTGGGCTGTTATTTCCGGTGTTGCTCAAGGCGAACATGCTGAAAAAGCAATGAACGCTATTGACCAATATTTATACTCTGATTGGGGTATTCACCTAAACGGTCCTTCTTACGGTACTCCAAACGATGATATCGGATTTGTTACTCGTGTATATAAAGGTATTAAAGAAAATGGAGCTATCTTTAGCCATCCAAACCCATGGGCTTGGGTTGCTGATGCAAAACTAGGTCATGGTACTCGTGCTATGAAGTTCTATAATTCTCTATGTCCTGCACGTCAAAACGATTTAATCGAATACAGACAAGCTGAGCCTTACTCTTACTGTCAATTCATTATGGGTAAAGAACATACTGCTCATGGTCGTGCTCGTCATCCATGGTTAACCGGTTCTGCTGGTTGGGCTTACTTTGCTGCTACTCGCTACCTATTGGGTATTCGCTTCACATTTGATAGTATGATGATTGATCCTTGTATTCCTGCTGAATGGGATGGTTTTAACGCTACAAGACGATGGAGAAATGCAGTTTATAACATTACTGTGAAAAATCCAAACCATGTTGAAAAAGGCGTAAAAGAAATCATCGTAAACGGTAATAAAGTGGATAGCATTCCTGCTATGCCTGCTGATAGCGTAAATACTGTTGAAGTAATTATGGACTAA
- a CDS encoding nuclease-related domain-containing protein gives MIYYIIGGTVILSVLIIMLTAFIRKRKIIKIGKDGEKKVASTLKKYAGIRGYKVINDLYLPLYDKTTQIDHVLIGFFGIIVVETKNLSGEIYGDPKKKDWLHIMGEKKHTLYNPLMQNQTHIDCIRHLLGKENIYNVNIESLVVFSARKVTLFVPNKLPIIYFKKFKKYLKQPCFEKDNDIDIQKVYNALMKYKVTDKKLIAEHNKNVKIMAKNNK, from the coding sequence ATGATTTATTATATTATCGGTGGTACAGTGATTCTTTCTGTACTGATCATTATGCTAACAGCTTTTATTAGAAAAAGAAAAATTATTAAAATTGGAAAAGACGGAGAAAAGAAAGTCGCTTCTACATTAAAAAAATATGCAGGTATTCGTGGCTATAAAGTAATTAACGATTTATATCTTCCTCTATATGATAAAACAACTCAAATTGATCATGTTTTAATTGGATTTTTCGGAATTATAGTTGTTGAAACCAAAAACCTTTCCGGCGAAATTTATGGTGATCCAAAGAAAAAAGATTGGCTACACATTATGGGCGAGAAAAAGCACACGTTATATAATCCTTTAATGCAAAATCAAACACATATTGATTGTATTCGCCATTTATTAGGAAAAGAAAACATCTACAATGTTAATATTGAAAGCCTTGTTGTATTTTCCGCAAGAAAAGTAACTTTATTCGTACCGAATAAATTACCTATTATCTATTTCAAAAAATTTAAAAAATACTTAAAACAACCTTGTTTTGAAAAAGATAATGACATAGATATTCAAAAAGTTTATAACGCTTTAATGAAATACAAAGTTACAGATAAAAAGCTAATTGCCGAACACAATAAAAACGTAAAAATTATGGCAAAAAACAATAAGTAG